Proteins encoded together in one Felis catus isolate Fca126 chromosome B3, F.catus_Fca126_mat1.0, whole genome shotgun sequence window:
- the RNASE10 gene encoding inactive ribonuclease-like protein 10: MKLTLVQIFFMMLLLLLGLGVGLGLGLQMAAAVLEDSDEPLSEFLSSDSEDKTKATKGEGIRTTETMLLSNKGIVQPGWPEETILGEDEVGGNKMLRAEAPLQSNKDYLRFDLMARECNALMAHKVKEHNHTCIAQYTFIHEDLDTVRAVCNNPVVACELKGGKCHKSSRPFDLTFCKLSKPGQVTPHCNYLTFIFEKFIIISCNDMKVQVMSGQ; encoded by the coding sequence ATGAAGCTGACTCTGGTACAGATCTTCTTTATGATGTTGCTGCTGTTACTGGGCCTGGGGGTGGGTCTGGGGTTGGGACTTCAGATGGCTGCCGCAGTCCTCGAGGATAGTGATGAGCCCCTGAGTGAGTTTTTGTCTAGCGATTCAGAGGACAAGACCAAAGCCACTAAAGGAGAGGGCATCCGAACTACAGAAACCATGCTGCTTAGCAACAAAGGAATAGTGCAACCTGGCTGGCCAGAAGAGACAATCCTTGGTGAAGACGAAGTTGGAGGGAACAAGATGCTCAGAGCTGAAGCTCCCTTGCAGAGCAACAAAGACTATCTCAGGTTTGACCTGATGGCCAGGGAATGCAATGCCCTGATGGCACACAAGGTGAAGGAACACAACCACACATGCATAGCCCAGTACACATTCATCCACGAAGATCTAGATACAGTCAGAGCTGTCTGTAATAATCCTGTTGTTGCCTGTGAACTCAAGGGAGGCAAATGCCACAAAAGCTCCCGTCCTTTTGATTTGACATTCTGCAAGTTATCCAAACCAGGCCAAGTCACTCCTCACTGTAATTACctcactttcatttttgaaaagtttattatTATATCCTGTAATGACATGAAGGTCCAGGTGATGTCTGGACAATGA